A window of Armatimonadota bacterium contains these coding sequences:
- a CDS encoding phosphate/phosphite/phosphonate ABC transporter substrate-binding protein — MRVLLIALVLVLSLGLAAGGQARRKLVLAFVPSLDAQAVLASGKTLERMLAVATGYEFEATVPTSYAATIEAMCAGRADIAFLAPLSYVLARQRCGAEVKLISIRFNQPHYGAQILVGADTGIRRLADLRGKRFAYSDPASTSGYLYPAVHIKNAGFDPNRFFSQTVFAGGHDKVVLAIYQGQVDGGATFGDEFGSDARDRVVRQFPDVKQKVVVLEYVKPYIPNDTVSFRRGLDPEVVDRVTKAMFRIAQTSSGKQAIHDLYQHDGYATYEDLVTKYGVDRRRFPDLDSYFNPIRDAVRTLGIDLGRLVR, encoded by the coding sequence ATGCGTGTGCTGTTGATCGCCCTCGTGCTCGTCCTTTCGCTGGGGCTGGCTGCAGGGGGCCAGGCCCGGCGCAAGCTCGTGCTCGCATTCGTCCCGTCGCTGGACGCGCAGGCGGTGCTCGCCAGTGGCAAGACGTTGGAGCGCATGCTCGCGGTGGCCACCGGCTATGAGTTCGAGGCAACGGTGCCTACCTCGTACGCGGCGACGATCGAGGCGATGTGCGCCGGTCGCGCAGACATCGCGTTCTTGGCGCCGCTGTCTTATGTCCTGGCGCGCCAGCGCTGCGGCGCGGAGGTGAAGTTGATCTCGATCCGGTTCAACCAGCCCCACTACGGCGCCCAGATCCTCGTGGGTGCCGACACCGGAATCCGCCGTCTGGCGGACCTGCGCGGCAAGCGTTTCGCGTACAGCGACCCGGCTTCGACGTCCGGATACCTTTACCCGGCGGTCCACATTAAGAACGCCGGATTCGATCCCAACCGGTTCTTCAGCCAGACGGTGTTCGCGGGTGGCCACGACAAGGTCGTGCTCGCCATCTACCAGGGCCAGGTCGACGGCGGGGCGACGTTCGGAGACGAGTTCGGCAGCGATGCCCGCGACCGCGTGGTCCGTCAGTTCCCCGACGTCAAGCAGAAGGTCGTCGTGCTGGAGTACGTCAAGCCGTACATCCCCAACGACACGGTTTCGTTCCGCCGAGGTCTGGATCCGGAGGTCGTCGACCGCGTGACCAAGGCGATGTTCCGCATCGCGCAGACTTCGTCCGGCAAGCAGGCCATCCACGACCTGTACCAGCATGACGGATACGCGACCTATGAGGACCTCGTGACGAAGTACGGGGTGGACCGGCGTCGCTTCCCGGACCTGGACTCGTACTTCAACCCCATTCGGGACGCGGTCCGCACGCTGGGGATAGACCTGGGCAGACTCGTTCGGTAG
- the radA gene encoding DNA repair protein RadA — MKIRYICQACGYESPKWLGRCPGCDGWNTFAEEAAVRTRAVGRTARPVPILEVEPLPYERLPTGIGELDRVLGGGIVPASMVLVGGEPGAGKSTLMLQASDRLASAGHTVLYVAGEESPQQTRMRAERIGATSPRIYVVAETDLGAVLEAARRLRPAVMVVDSIQTVYLPDVPSSPGSVGQVRECAAALLRLSKAEGIAAFVVGHVTKEGAIAGPRVLEHIVDTVLYFEGERHQAYRVLRAIKNRFGSTNEIGVFEMQGTGLREVPNPSAAFVTPRPEGASGAAVVCAIEGTRPLLVEVQALVAPTPFGTPRRTTAGLDYNRLLLLLAVLERHAGLAIGQADVYVNAVGGVRIADPAADLGVALAVASSLRDRALDPQALFCGEVGLSGEVRAVPQIARRLAEGSKLGFRMALVPESSLPVPGAGTLRIVGVQTIAQALDLAPWRPPAGEPF; from the coding sequence ATGAAGATTCGCTACATCTGTCAGGCGTGCGGCTACGAGTCGCCGAAGTGGCTGGGGCGCTGTCCGGGCTGCGACGGCTGGAACACCTTCGCGGAGGAGGCCGCCGTGCGCACGAGGGCCGTCGGCCGGACCGCCCGGCCGGTGCCGATTTTGGAGGTCGAACCCCTGCCCTACGAACGCTTGCCGACCGGCATCGGCGAGTTGGATCGCGTCCTGGGCGGGGGGATCGTGCCCGCGTCGATGGTGCTGGTCGGCGGCGAGCCGGGGGCCGGCAAGAGCACTTTGATGCTGCAGGCCTCAGACCGTCTGGCGTCGGCCGGCCACACCGTGCTGTACGTGGCCGGCGAGGAGTCGCCACAGCAAACCAGGATGCGTGCAGAGCGGATCGGCGCCACCTCGCCGCGGATCTACGTGGTCGCCGAAACGGACCTGGGGGCGGTGCTGGAGGCGGCGCGTCGGCTGCGGCCGGCGGTGATGGTCGTCGACAGCATCCAGACCGTGTACCTGCCCGATGTCCCGAGTTCGCCGGGCAGCGTCGGGCAGGTGCGGGAGTGTGCCGCGGCGCTGCTCAGGCTGTCTAAGGCTGAGGGCATCGCCGCCTTCGTGGTCGGCCACGTCACCAAGGAGGGGGCGATCGCCGGACCGCGCGTGTTGGAGCACATCGTGGACACCGTCCTGTACTTCGAGGGCGAGCGCCACCAGGCGTACCGCGTGCTGCGGGCGATCAAGAACCGGTTCGGTTCGACGAACGAAATCGGCGTCTTCGAGATGCAGGGCACGGGGCTGCGGGAGGTCCCCAATCCATCGGCGGCGTTTGTGACCCCACGGCCCGAGGGGGCGTCGGGGGCCGCCGTCGTCTGTGCGATCGAGGGTACGCGGCCGCTGCTGGTCGAGGTCCAGGCCCTGGTGGCACCCACCCCGTTCGGGACGCCGCGTCGGACGACCGCCGGGTTGGACTACAACCGCCTGCTGCTCCTGCTGGCCGTCCTCGAGCGCCACGCGGGGCTGGCGATCGGTCAGGCGGACGTGTACGTGAACGCGGTGGGGGGTGTGCGCATCGCCGACCCCGCCGCCGACCTCGGCGTCGCCCTGGCCGTCGCCTCGTCCTTGCGCGATCGCGCCCTCGACCCGCAGGCGCTGTTCTGCGGGGAGGTGGGGCTGTCGGGCGAAGTGCGCGCGGTGCCGCAGATCGCGCGCCGTCTCGCCGAGGGATCCAAGTTGGGATTCCGGATGGCCCTGGTCCCCGAGTCCAGCCTGCCGGTCCCCGGTGCGGGCACGCTGCGGATCGTGGGTGTGCAGACGATCGCGCAAGCCCTTGACCTCGCGCCGTGGCGACCGCCGGCGGGGGAGCCTTTCTGA